One window of Anaerolineales bacterium genomic DNA carries:
- a CDS encoding SH3 domain-containing protein, translated as MAKVIGPDVSFYQDDPETPQGINFTRMRQHAQFVIVRAGQNLWGDRDFKANWRGAKAAGLPRGSYWFYDSRIDPKQQAEKWVSMFEGDFGELPLFGDFEDTYNGGYRGWKHWYDFLERVKQLIPSNKEIGVYTGYYYWLENTVGVSIPTASLNYFKQYPLWIAAYNPTGPSVPKPWDDWTLWQFTDNGDGAVYGVESLNIDLNYFNGDEDAFEQRFGVTLGPAPEPTPPGKNYRVTVNSLKVRSGPGLSFGQIGSIKLNEVVERLESNPDETWHKIRKLDGSLTGWSFAAYLQNLGGTPSGGDTGTGGTGGTGSGGSGDPGSGTTNPPPDEEDTDWYRVTASTLKIRIGPGLEFESIGTFTFGELVEKLDASPDNKWLRVRSKDGRKTGWSFGDYLISVHNPSSEPPPSTTVPDYNDKNWYKVTTSTLNLRESPNLTAKIISTLSKNDIIPALDESNSNWVKTQKLDGSTGWCSRDYLAQVGTAKRPDSVTQALFSGVTYLRKDLTSPRPIVVHVLAIDLQAQKLEFLVTPSANNTDVLCTRTTSKFLEEFKLHAAINGGYFSYLDASFIPSKLCPNGGDPVRISDYAASRGKIYSNKKTAQPVIHIGKKNQVIFNPKQPAVFNAISGDRLVVVEGKVVKNLAAQVPNPRTAVGLSKNGRWLTLMVVDGRQAGYSEGVTFPELAELLISYGVYTGANMDGGGSSSMVIRGFDGKARVLNSPIEMNQPGKERPVGNHLGLFIKP; from the coding sequence ATGGCAAAAGTCATCGGACCCGACGTCAGTTTTTATCAGGATGACCCTGAAACCCCGCAGGGCATCAATTTCACGAGGATGCGCCAACACGCCCAGTTTGTCATCGTCCGCGCGGGGCAAAACCTGTGGGGCGACCGGGATTTCAAAGCGAATTGGAGGGGGGCGAAAGCGGCGGGGCTCCCCCGCGGTTCCTACTGGTTCTACGACAGCCGGATCGACCCAAAACAGCAGGCTGAAAAATGGGTTTCCATGTTCGAAGGCGACTTCGGCGAACTGCCCTTATTCGGCGATTTCGAGGATACCTACAACGGGGGTTATCGAGGGTGGAAACATTGGTACGATTTCCTTGAACGGGTGAAACAATTGATCCCATCCAACAAGGAGATCGGAGTCTACACCGGCTATTATTACTGGCTCGAAAATACCGTCGGCGTCAGCATTCCGACAGCTTCCCTGAATTATTTCAAACAATATCCGCTCTGGATCGCAGCCTACAACCCAACGGGACCCTCTGTCCCGAAGCCATGGGACGACTGGACGCTTTGGCAATTCACAGACAACGGTGACGGGGCAGTCTATGGCGTGGAAAGCCTGAACATCGACCTGAACTATTTCAACGGCGATGAAGATGCCTTCGAGCAAAGATTTGGGGTGACCTTGGGACCGGCGCCCGAGCCGACCCCGCCCGGGAAGAATTACCGCGTCACTGTCAACTCGCTCAAGGTCCGGTCGGGACCGGGATTATCCTTTGGCCAGATCGGCAGCATCAAGTTGAACGAAGTGGTGGAAAGGCTCGAATCCAACCCGGATGAAACCTGGCACAAAATTCGCAAACTGGATGGGAGCCTGACCGGGTGGAGTTTCGCGGCTTATCTTCAAAACCTGGGCGGGACTCCTTCGGGCGGCGATACCGGCACGGGTGGAACAGGAGGCACAGGTTCAGGCGGAAGCGGGGATCCCGGTTCCGGAACAACCAACCCGCCGCCGGACGAAGAAGACACCGATTGGTATCGCGTCACAGCGTCCACATTGAAGATCCGCATCGGACCGGGACTTGAATTCGAATCCATCGGCACATTCACCTTCGGCGAGTTGGTGGAGAAACTCGATGCCAGCCCGGATAACAAATGGCTGAGAGTTCGAAGCAAAGACGGCAGGAAGACCGGCTGGAGTTTCGGCGATTATTTGATCAGCGTTCACAATCCTTCGAGCGAGCCGCCGCCATCCACGACTGTGCCGGATTACAACGACAAGAACTGGTATAAAGTCACGACCTCCACCCTCAACCTGCGCGAATCTCCGAACCTGACGGCGAAGATCATCAGCACATTGTCCAAGAACGACATAATTCCGGCTCTCGATGAATCAAATTCCAATTGGGTCAAAACGCAAAAACTGGACGGCTCGACGGGCTGGTGTTCGCGGGATTACCTTGCCCAAGTCGGCACGGCGAAGCGCCCCGATTCGGTCACGCAAGCCCTTTTCTCCGGAGTGACCTATCTGCGGAAGGACCTTACCTCGCCCCGTCCCATCGTGGTGCATGTACTCGCCATAGACCTTCAGGCACAGAAACTCGAATTCCTCGTTACGCCCTCCGCGAACAATACCGACGTGCTTTGCACCCGCACCACGTCGAAATTCCTCGAAGAGTTCAAGCTCCATGCCGCGATCAATGGCGGATATTTCAGTTATCTCGACGCATCCTTCATCCCGTCGAAACTCTGCCCGAACGGCGGCGACCCGGTCCGCATCAGCGACTACGCCGCCTCGCGCGGCAAGATCTATTCCAATAAGAAGACCGCCCAGCCGGTGATCCATATCGGGAAAAAGAATCAGGTAATATTCAACCCAAAACAACCCGCTGTGTTCAACGCCATCTCCGGAGACCGGCTGGTCGTGGTCGAAGGAAAGGTGGTGAAAAATCTTGCGGCGCAGGTGCCAAATCCACGGACAGCGGTGGGATTGAGCAAAAACGGCCGCTGGCTGACCCTGATGGTTGTGGATGGCCGGCAGGCAGGCTACAGCGAAGGCGTGACCTTCCCCGAATTGGCTGAGCTGCTCATTTCGTACGGAGTGTATACCGGCGCGAACATGGACGGCGGCGGCTCCTCCTCGATGGTCATCCGCGGATTCGATGGAAAAGCGCGCGTCCTGAATTCCCCCATCGAAATGAATCAACCCGGCAAGGAACGACCGGTGGGCAACCATCTCGGTCTGTTCATCAAACCATAG
- the typA gene encoding translational GTPase TypA has translation MLTRTDLRNIAIIAHVDHGKTTLVDGLLRQSHTFRENQQVAERVMDSNDLERERGITILAKNTAISLVDPATNETVKINIVDTPGHADFGGEVERVMNMVDGVLLLVDAAEGPMPQTRFVLKKALQMGHKAIVVINKVDRKDAEPDRVLNETFDLFIELGATEEQADFPVIYAQATAGRAALSPDLGPDLAPLFDAILKHIPAPKVDVDAPLQMLITTLGYDDYRGVTAVGRIFAGKIKVGQKLSRIKLDGKILPETARYLYTFKGLNKVEVEESIAGDIISLAGLEDIAIGETLADPANPVALPSIKVEEPTVRMTFGVNTSPFSGKEGKWGTSRKLRERLNDELRTNVSLRVQDTDSAENFLVSGRGELHLGILIETMRREGYEFQVSRPEVIYHNADDGALLEPYEEVHIETSNETVGAVVEMLGSRRGKMMDMQDSGQGTTRMVYIVPTRGLLGFRYQFLTSTRGAGVMNTIFHGYDELSGPMNTRQSGSLVAWEPGTTTAYALKSAEERGMLFVGPGVDVYEGMVVGENARAGDISVNVCKKKHLTNIRAARGDMEIRLTPPRQMSLDEAIEYLADDELLEVTPENFRIRKRILNTEERGKQTKKAKEQFGEE, from the coding sequence ATGCTAACCCGAACCGACCTTCGAAACATCGCCATCATCGCCCACGTCGACCACGGCAAGACCACCCTTGTTGACGGGCTTTTGCGCCAATCCCACACCTTCCGCGAAAACCAGCAGGTTGCTGAACGCGTCATGGATTCCAACGACCTCGAGCGCGAGCGCGGAATCACTATCCTGGCAAAAAACACAGCGATAAGCCTGGTCGATCCTGCCACGAATGAAACTGTGAAGATCAACATCGTCGATACGCCCGGTCACGCCGATTTCGGCGGCGAAGTGGAGCGCGTCATGAACATGGTGGACGGCGTGCTGCTCCTCGTCGATGCGGCGGAAGGTCCCATGCCGCAGACGCGCTTCGTCTTGAAGAAGGCGCTCCAGATGGGGCACAAAGCCATCGTGGTCATCAACAAAGTGGATCGCAAGGATGCCGAACCGGATCGCGTCTTGAATGAAACCTTTGACCTTTTCATCGAACTTGGAGCGACCGAAGAACAAGCGGATTTTCCCGTCATCTATGCCCAGGCGACGGCTGGCAGGGCGGCTCTTTCCCCGGACCTCGGACCGGACCTTGCTCCCTTATTCGATGCCATATTGAAGCATATCCCCGCTCCCAAAGTGGACGTGGACGCTCCCCTGCAAATGCTCATCACCACCCTCGGCTATGACGACTATCGCGGCGTGACGGCAGTGGGACGTATCTTTGCCGGAAAGATCAAAGTCGGACAAAAACTTTCCCGCATCAAATTGGACGGGAAGATTCTTCCTGAAACCGCACGTTATCTTTACACATTCAAAGGCTTGAACAAGGTCGAGGTCGAAGAATCGATTGCAGGCGATATCATCTCACTGGCAGGCTTGGAAGACATCGCCATCGGCGAGACGCTCGCCGACCCCGCCAACCCGGTTGCATTGCCTTCGATCAAAGTGGAGGAACCGACGGTCCGCATGACCTTCGGGGTAAACACATCGCCGTTCTCCGGCAAGGAAGGCAAATGGGGCACTTCGCGGAAACTGCGCGAACGATTGAACGACGAACTGCGCACGAACGTCTCCCTGCGCGTACAGGATACCGACTCGGCGGAAAATTTCCTCGTCTCGGGCAGGGGCGAATTGCATCTTGGAATTCTCATCGAAACGATGCGGCGCGAAGGGTATGAATTCCAGGTCTCACGCCCCGAGGTCATCTATCACAATGCGGACGACGGCGCATTACTCGAACCTTACGAAGAAGTCCACATCGAGACCAGCAACGAAACCGTCGGTGCGGTCGTGGAAATGCTTGGGTCGAGGCGCGGCAAAATGATGGACATGCAGGATTCGGGTCAGGGTACGACGCGCATGGTATACATCGTCCCGACCCGCGGTTTGCTCGGCTTCCGTTATCAATTCCTGACATCCACGCGCGGCGCAGGCGTGATGAACACCATCTTCCACGGCTACGACGAATTATCGGGTCCGATGAACACGCGCCAATCCGGTTCGCTGGTGGCGTGGGAACCCGGCACGACGACCGCCTATGCCTTGAAATCGGCGGAGGAGCGCGGGATGCTTTTTGTCGGTCCCGGCGTTGACGTTTACGAAGGCATGGTCGTCGGTGAAAATGCCCGCGCAGGGGATATTTCCGTCAACGTCTGCAAAAAGAAACATTTGACGAACATACGCGCGGCTCGCGGCGACATGGAAATCCGCCTCACCCCACCCCGGCAGATGTCCCTCGATGAAGCCATCGAATATCTCGCCGACGACGAACTGCTCGAAGTCACCCCTGAGAATTTCAGAATTCGCAAACGGATATTGAACACCGAAGAACGCGGCAAACAAACGAAGAAGGCGAAGGAACAGTTCGGCGAGGAATAG